The following are from one region of the Juglans regia cultivar Chandler chromosome 10, Walnut 2.0, whole genome shotgun sequence genome:
- the LOC109007975 gene encoding F-box only protein 8-like produces the protein MSAYIPEDLVLEVLPWLPLKSLIRFRSVSKSWATLIGTPDYLSKCIINDCILVIPTHPLLFVKRALKSTDGRLSYSFLCYSTLAFASEIHRDLPLQSPHDIEVVGSCNGLLCIFDYFETGNIVVWNPTTVELMLLPHAWDVGTVFFGFDPIHDEFKALRIRYVPESEKPYLPRYWDVPVRLNREAEVYSLSGGSWRNIVVDVEVPDLRGYDSAYTSSVCFWLALNCTGGEKVIAFDVCDEVFRTTALPNASLAESYCENWRTLTVLKESVALLAFPLGDGGEERFLDIWVLLEFGVKESWIRLVRIVPICCFGWPLGFWKKGELFMEREGELVLYDPFTQSVKNLQLDGERFQVLPFTRSSVWINV, from the coding sequence ATGTCCGCATATATCCCTGAAGACCTGGTTCTAGAAGTTCTCCCCTGGCTTCCCCTAAAATCTCTTATCCGTTTCCGATCCGTCAGCAAATCTTGGGCCACCCTCATCGGTACTCCCGATTACCTCTCCAAATGTATTATCAACGATTGTATTCTCGTCATCCCCACCCATCCactccttttcgtaaaacgcgCCCTCAAATCCACAGACGGAAGACTGTCTTACTCATTCCTATGCTACAGCACTCTAGCCTTTGCCTCTGAAATTCATCGAGATCTTCCGTTACAAAGCCCACATGATATTGAGGTTGTGGGTTCCTGTAATGGCTTACTCTGCATCTTTGACTACTTTGAAACCGGCAACATCGTTGTCTGGAACCCCACCACGGTGGAGCTCATGCTCCTCCCTCACGCTTGGGACGTGGGCACTGTCTTTTTCGGTTTCGACCCGATACACGACGAGTTTAAGGCTTTGAGGATTCGCTATGTGCCGGAGAGTGAAAAGCCGTATCTCCCTCGTTACTGGGATGTTCCCGTTCGACTGAACCGGGAAGCGGAGGTTTATAGCCTAAGCGGCGGTTCTTGGAGAAATATTGTCGTCGATGTTGAAGTGCCTGATCTTCGTGGATACGATTCAGCTTATACGAGTAGTGTTTGTTTCTGGTTGGCTTTAAATTGCACTGGGGGCGAGAAGGTTATTGCGTTCGATGTGTGCGACGAGGTGTTCCGAACGACGGCGTTGCCCAATGCTAGTCTTGCTGAAAGCTATTGTGAAAATTGGAGGACTCTCACGGTACTAAAAGAATCGGTTGCTTTGCTAGCTTTTCCTCTTGGAGATGGAGGGGAGGAGAGATTCTTGGATATATGGGTGTTGCTCGAATTTGGTGTTAAAGAATCTTGGATTCGGCTGGTGAGGATCGTACCCATTTGCTGTTTTGGATGGCCGTTGGGGTTTTGGAAGAAGGGTGAGTTGTTTatggagagagagggggagttGGTATTGTATGATCCTTTTACTCAAAGCGTAAAAAATCTTCAGCTTGATGGGGAGAGGTTCCAGGTTCTACCTTTCACCCGTAGTTCGGTTTGGATCAACGTATAG